From the genome of Candidatus Defluviilinea proxima:
GATCGGTTGTCCCGTGTATCCTGCGGCGGGACCGGACGAGAAATATTTCTATGGACACGAGCGGCCGTTTAAGAATATCCAAAAGTGGAAAGTCTCCGGGTTGATCCAGGACTCCAGTTTCATGGTCAACTTCGCACACGTAAAGGGACATCCCAGCTGTGGATTTGGCGCGGCGTTCAAGAATATTGCTTTGGGTTGCATGGCGGGCAATACGCGCGGACAGATGCATGATGCCATGCACTATGACCCATACTGGTTTCCCGAGAAATGTCCGGATAAGAGTCTGATGCAGAAGATCGTGGATGTTTGCCCGCATGACGGCATTGTCATTGATAAGAATGACTCGAACCAGTTGCATATGCACTTCGAGCAATGCAACCAATGCGGGCGTTGCCTTAAGGCGGCGCCAGAAGGCAGTTTGAAGATCGATGCTGTCAACTTTCACACCTTCCAGGAAGCGTGTGCGATCTCGACTGACATTGTCCTTTCGACGTTCGCGCCGGGCAAGGCCGTGCATCTCAACCTCGCCACGCACATGACCCCGGTCTGTGACTGCTTCGGGTTCACGTCCATGCCCATTTTGCCGGATGCAGGCGTCTTCGGTTCGGATGATATTGTTGCGCTAGACAAAGCCACATTGGATGTGATCTCCAAAACAAAACTGATCGAAGACAATATCCCCACCACCATGGAAGTCCACACCCGCGAGGGACATCCCTTCCGTTGGTTACATGGCCCGCACAAGGACCCGTATCTGGTCACAGAGTATGGCGAGAAACTGGGCCTCGGTACGCGCGATTACGAATTGGTGGATGTGATGCCGCTGGAGTTCCCGGAGCGCTCAACCTTGACGTATATTGCGGCGTAGTTAGATTGAGAGTTAAAACAAAAACGAGCGGCGAGAAAATCTCGCCGCTCGTTTTATTTATTAGTCAGCCGCTACAGGTTCCTGCACCAGCAAATGTTCAAACTGGCTGTTGTGCAGTTCTGCATAGAAGCCTTTCTTCGCAAGCAGTTCTTCGTGCGTACCTTGCTCTACGATATCACCGTGGTTCATCACGAGGATCAAGTCCGCATTGCGGATGGTGGACAGGCGATGCGCGATGACAAACGATGTTCGGTTCTTCATCAAACTATCCATGGCACGCTGGATCAAGATCTCGGTTCTTGTATCGACCGAGCTTGTTGCCTCATCGAGGATCAGGATCTTCGGGTCGGCCAGGAACGCGCGCGCGATGGTCAGCAATTGCATCTGTCCCTGTGAAATGTTGGTGGTCTCTTCGTTGAGCACCATGTTATAGCCATCCGGCAGGGTGTGGATGAAGTGGTCCACATGCGCCATTTGCGCGGCGGCGATCACTTCTTCATCGGTGGCATCCGGGCGGCCATAACGGATGTTTTCCATGATGGAGCCGTTGTAGAGCCACGTATCCTGCAAGACCATACCGAACATCTTGCGCAGATCCTTGCGGGTGAAATCGCGGATGTCGTGCCCATCCACAAGGATGGAGCCACTGTTCACATCGTAGAAGCGCATCAGCAACTTGACCATAGTGGTCTTGCCCGCGCCGGTCGGACCGACAATAGCGATCTTATGACCGGCTTCCGCTTCTGCGGAGAAATCGTTGATGATGACCTTGTCTTCGCTGTAACCGAAATGGACGTCCTTGAATTCCACATGTCCCTGCACGTTCTCGAGCTTAATGGGACTTTCGGTCTCAGCGACTTCTT
Proteins encoded in this window:
- a CDS encoding DUF362 domain-containing protein — encoded protein: MSSKVFFGTARQARLEAKETLPAKLDLILDQLHLRDRVKGETVVIKMHTGNNMIYSTIHPVFIRRVVQAIKDGGGKPFVADVNWDTEGAEKRGYSNEVIGCPVYPAAGPDEKYFYGHERPFKNIQKWKVSGLIQDSSFMVNFAHVKGHPSCGFGAAFKNIALGCMAGNTRGQMHDAMHYDPYWFPEKCPDKSLMQKIVDVCPHDGIVIDKNDSNQLHMHFEQCNQCGRCLKAAPEGSLKIDAVNFHTFQEACAISTDIVLSTFAPGKAVHLNLATHMTPVCDCFGFTSMPILPDAGVFGSDDIVALDKATLDVISKTKLIEDNIPTTMEVHTREGHPFRWLHGPHKDPYLVTEYGEKLGLGTRDYELVDVMPLEFPERSTLTYIAA